In Streptococcus parasuis, the following proteins share a genomic window:
- a CDS encoding patatin-like phospholipase family protein: MKVGLVLEGGGMRGLYTAGVLDAFLDADIHVDGVVSVSAGALFGVNFLSKQRGRAIRYNKRFIKDKHYMGLRSWLTTGNMVNKDFTYYKVPMELDRFDQDSFAQSGVPFYVTVTNIETGQPEYYKIDHVFEQMELLRASSALPLVSKIVEVDGKKYLDGGLSDSIPVEFAKSLGFDKLIVILTQPITYRKKASSGRIYRMFYGKYPKFVSVASKRYQHYNQTVEKIIQLENEGQIYVIRPHQALQIGRLEKNPEKFEEIYQAGLQDGMGAIEDVKEYLEK; this comes from the coding sequence ATGAAAGTTGGTCTAGTTTTAGAAGGTGGGGGTATGCGAGGCCTTTATACTGCGGGTGTTCTAGATGCTTTTTTAGATGCTGATATTCATGTTGATGGGGTGGTTTCAGTTTCCGCAGGAGCACTTTTTGGCGTTAATTTCCTTTCCAAACAAAGAGGCAGAGCGATTCGCTATAATAAGCGTTTTATTAAAGATAAGCATTATATGGGATTGAGATCCTGGTTGACAACAGGAAATATGGTCAACAAAGACTTTACATATTACAAGGTACCAATGGAGTTAGATAGGTTTGATCAAGATTCTTTTGCGCAGTCAGGAGTTCCGTTCTATGTGACGGTGACCAATATTGAAACCGGTCAGCCAGAATATTACAAAATTGATCATGTCTTTGAGCAAATGGAATTGTTGCGCGCCAGTTCAGCATTGCCTCTCGTTTCAAAAATTGTCGAAGTTGATGGTAAAAAATACTTAGATGGTGGATTATCAGATTCTATTCCTGTTGAATTTGCCAAAAGTCTTGGCTTTGACAAACTCATTGTTATCTTGACGCAGCCAATTACTTATCGTAAAAAGGCTTCAAGCGGACGGATTTACCGTATGTTTTATGGAAAGTATCCTAAATTTGTATCTGTCGCATCAAAACGGTATCAACATTATAATCAAACTGTCGAAAAAATCATCCAGCTAGAAAATGAAGGCCAGATTTATGTTATCCGTCCTCATCAAGCTTTACAAATTGGCCGTTTAGAGAAGAATCCAGAAAAATTTGAAGAAATTTACCAGGCTGGATTACAAGATGGGATGGGAGCGATTGAGGATGTAAAGGAATACTTGGAGAAATGA